Within the Halorhabdus rudnickae genome, the region GACCGCCGGGCCGACCACTTCTGCCTCGACGGCCTCCCGGAGCATCGGTGCCCGAACCGTCACCGTGAATCGGTAGCCGAAGTCGTCCGCTTCAGTCGCCGTCACCGTCGCGTCGAAGACAGTCGTCGTCACATTGTACCCCTCCTCGGCGGGTTCGAACGCCTCGTGGTCGTCGAACGCAGAAACGACAGCCTGCGGTAGCGTGTCAGTCATCGCGTTCTCGTAGGTTTGGAGGCCAAAAAAGCACGTCGCGTGAGTCGTTGCCATCCTGTGTTCTCGCTCGCAGTCGTTTTCCGGGCCCGAAATGTGAACCACAAAACCCATACCTGGTTCTTGTGACACTATACCATATGAAACGCCGCCCAGCCCTCCTCACAGCCCTGGTCCTCCTGATCGTCGGTCTCTCGGGGTGTTCGGCGGCCGGGTCTCTCTCCATGGAACCGGCCCCGAACGCGACGGCTATCGCCGAGCACGCCTCGATCGACGTGACCGATCTCGACGACGAATCGCGTCGACTCGCCGTTGGCGCCGTAGATGGGGCAGGCCCCACTGTGACGGACGACCATCCCCCGTTCAGGCCCGACCGACCGGTCGCGGTCGACGGGACGTACTACACCGTCACCTGGTCGGCGGTCGATTCCCGAGAGGTCCCTCTGTTTGTCCTCACACTCGAGAAGAACCCGACCAACACGACTGGCGAATCTATCGCGTATACGGATCTCCCCGCTGTCGATCGCCGTGCGCTTCCCGCCCCCGATTCGAGATTGATCACGAACGACGGTGACATCGGGACCCAGGCCGTCTACAACGAGAGCGAACAGGCGGCCTCCGTGCTGGTTTCGGAGCCACGCTACGAATTGGTCGAGTTCGAAGACCGGACAATCCGTATCACAGTAGACGGACCAACACCGAAGACGATCTACACCTACCGATACGACGCGTCACCGGTGGCCAACAGCAGCGAGGACTTTGCCAGCCGGCTCGAAGCGGACTATCTGTTCACCCTGTCGAATCTCACCTCGGACGAGCGATCGATCGTGACCGAGGCGATCGGTGACACCCACTACGTAGACGACGAAACTGACGCGTGGACACGCCTCGTCCGACGATTCGAGGCCGAAGATCCCGTCTACGCCGTCGACGCAGATGATCCCGAGTACGTCGACGGCGAATATCTCGTCCGCTACGACGGCACGGTCTACTGGGCCGACATCGACGGCTATACGAACTGAAAAATCGAGGGAGGGGAGTGAGCAACCGCGACGCGTTTGCGAACATCGATCGACGCACCGCGCCGATCGGGATTCGAACCACGGTCGCTCCCGTTCGCTCGTTGCACTCGCTCACCTCCCGCTCTCTGATTCGAATCCCACTGCTGCATTTGCTGCTCGCGATTTGCTCGCAGTAACGTGCTCACGGCTCGCTCCGCTCGCCGTTCGTATTTCGGAGACACTCTCTTCGTTCGTGTCTCCCTATGCGAGGGAGGGGATTCGAACCCCTGGACCCCTTCGGGAGCGGGTCTTAAGCCCGCCGCCTTTGGCCGCTCAGCCACCCTCGCGCACTTTGATGATGAGACTGCACGGGGAATGTCCCTTACGGTTCGACAAGACTTCCGGACCCGAATCATTGCGGTAGAAATCACTTGTTCATCTCCCCAGTGGATTACCGTGGCCTCCGGTCCGTTCGCCATTGCTACTCGCGGTTTGCTTCGCTCACTGCTCGCAATCGTGGAGACATTCACTCCGTTGGTGTCTCCCTACTCACGACTCGCTCCGCTCGCCGTTCGTGGTTTTGGAGAGTTCCTTTCGTTTGACCACCCCGTTCGAGGGAGGGGAGTGAGCAACCGCGACGCGTTTGCGAACATCGGTCGACGACCGTCGATCGGAATTTGTATCGCCGGCCCCCTTCGGTACCGGATGTTGAACCCGCCGCTTTTAGCCGCTCTCCCTCCCGTACGCATCACCGTCTGAGCCCGACAGCGGAGCATCGGTTCCGCTACCGATCGACGTCTCACGTCGCCGCGCCCGATACGCTTAAGTTGTTGTACGAAGTTGTACATTACAACCCGAATAAGTACAACAATGTCTACGCTACAGTCACACATCGAGCGCGTTACCGAGGGCGAGGACCTGACCGTCGAGGAGGCCAGAGAGGCATCGAGTGCCGTCTTCGAGGACGCCACGGAGGCCCAGATCGGCGCACTCTTGAGTGCGCTCCGGGCGAAAGGCGAGACCGAAGCCGAGATCGCGGGTTTCGCTCAGGGGATGCGGGAGGCCGCCCGAACGATCGATCCCGATCGCGACCCACTGGTCGACATCGTCGGGACCGGCGGCGACGACTACGACACGATCAACGTCTCGACGACGAGTGCTATTGTGGCTGCCGGGGCGGGCGTCCCAATCGCCAAGCACGGCAACTACTCCGTCTCGTCGTCATCCGGCAGCGCCGACGTCTTGGCGGAGGTCGGCGTCACCGTCGACGCTGAACCGCCGGCCGTCGAAGACGCCATCGAGAGCGCAGGGCTCGGGTTCATGCTCGCGCCGGTCTTCCACCCGGCGATGAAAGCCGTCATCGGTCCTCGACAGGAACTCGGGATGCGGACGATCTTCAACATACTCGGCCCACTGACGAACCCCGCCGACGCGGACGCACAGGTGCTTGGCGTCTACGACCCCGATCTGGTTCCACTGATCGCCCGCTCGCTCGCGCATATGCCCGTCGAACACGCGTTGGTCGTCCACGGGAGCGGTCTCGACGAGATCACCGTTCACGACGAGACCACCGTCGCCGAAGTCGACGGCGAGTCCGTCGAGGAGTACACGCTTGTCCCCGAGGACATGGGCGTCGGTCGGCACGATATTGCCGACGTGGCGGGTGGATCGCCCGAAGCAAACGCAGATGCCCTCCGCGGAATCGTCCGTGGCGAAGCCAACGGCGCGAAGCGAGACATCATCCTCGCGAACGCTGGCGCGGCGATCTACGTCGCTGGCGAGGCCGATTCGATCGAGGAGGGCGTCGAGGTCGCCCGCCAGGCCATCGACTCGGGAGCGGCCGGCGAGAAACTCGCCGGTCTCCGCGGCGTGGTCGCATGACGCGCGTGAAGATCTGTGGGCACACCCGGATCGACGATGTCCGGGCCAGCGTTGCGGCCGGCGTGGATGCGATCGGTGTAATCAGTGAGGTCCCAGTCGAAACGCCGCGAGAAGTCTCTCACCAGCGGGCCACCGATCTCCTGGCGGCGGTCCCGCCGCTCGTCTCGGGGGTGCTCGTAACGATGCCCGGGACTGTCGAGGCTGCCCGCGACCTGATTGACGCCACCGAACCGGACGTCGTCCAGGTTCACGGAACGCTCGGTCCCACCGAAATCGACGCACTCGCGGCAACGATCTCCCAGTCAGTCCTGGTCGCACTCGATCACGATACTGACCTCGACGCATATGCCGACGCCGCCGACGGACTCGTCGTCGACTCACTGGATGAGGCCGGCGGTGGGGGGACCGGCCGAACCCACGACTGGGAGCAAACGGCCGAGGTGGTCGAATCCCTCGACGTGCCGGTCTTGCTGGCCGGCGGACTCACCCCCGAGAACGTCGCTGATGGCGTCGACACCGTTCGACCGTTCGGTGTCGACACCGCAAGCGGCGTCGAGTGCGAGGGTGGCATCAAAGATTACGACGCCGTCGAACGATTTGTCGAGCGAGCCACGGAATCGCGGGTGGTCGCATGACGGACGCCGTCTCCGGAAATCAACTATCGCTGTCCCGCGAGGAGTTCATCGAGCTGGCCGACGCCGAGGATCCGGGGGTCATCCGCGTCGCGATTGAACTGGATGTCGAGACCGAACCGCTTGCCGCCTACGCGGCGCTGACAGGACGAGAGTCCACGACCGCTACCCACGCCGACACCAGCGATGTCGGAACCGATGCTGGCGAGTATGCCTTCCTGCTCGAAAGCGCCGAGAAAGTCGCCTCTAGCGATCCCAACGGTGCATTCGCGCCCTCGACCGACGACCGCCACGCCCGCTATTCGTTCGTCGGTTACGATCCCGTCGGGGTCACGACTGTCGATCCTGACGGAACGACGCTGAACGTCCTCGACGATCGATACGCCGACCTGCTCGAACTCAACGGCGGGGACGTTCTTGATGACCTCCGGGCCGTCCTGCCCGATGTCGAGCGCCGTGGATTCCCGGATCACGATCGCCAGACACTGTCGGGCGGGCTCGTCGGCTTTCTGGCCTACGAGGCGGTCTACGACCTCTGGCTCGACGAAGTCGGAATCGACCGGCCGGACTCGCGGTTCCCGGACGCCCAGTTCGTGCTCGCGACCAAGACGCTGGTATTCGATCACGCCGCCGGGACCGTCTCGCTGGTGTGTACGCCCGTCGTCAAACCCGGGGAAGACGCCGACGTGCGGTACGACGAACTACTCGCCGAAGCC harbors:
- the trpD gene encoding anthranilate phosphoribosyltransferase, encoding MSTLQSHIERVTEGEDLTVEEAREASSAVFEDATEAQIGALLSALRAKGETEAEIAGFAQGMREAARTIDPDRDPLVDIVGTGGDDYDTINVSTTSAIVAAGAGVPIAKHGNYSVSSSSGSADVLAEVGVTVDAEPPAVEDAIESAGLGFMLAPVFHPAMKAVIGPRQELGMRTIFNILGPLTNPADADAQVLGVYDPDLVPLIARSLAHMPVEHALVVHGSGLDEITVHDETTVAEVDGESVEEYTLVPEDMGVGRHDIADVAGGSPEANADALRGIVRGEANGAKRDIILANAGAAIYVAGEADSIEEGVEVARQAIDSGAAGEKLAGLRGVVA
- a CDS encoding phosphoribosylanthranilate isomerase, which gives rise to MTRVKICGHTRIDDVRASVAAGVDAIGVISEVPVETPREVSHQRATDLLAAVPPLVSGVLVTMPGTVEAARDLIDATEPDVVQVHGTLGPTEIDALAATISQSVLVALDHDTDLDAYADAADGLVVDSLDEAGGGGTGRTHDWEQTAEVVESLDVPVLLAGGLTPENVADGVDTVRPFGVDTASGVECEGGIKDYDAVERFVERATESRVVA